One genomic window of Mycosarcoma maydis chromosome 20, whole genome shotgun sequence includes the following:
- a CDS encoding putative Maltose permease, which translates to MGLIQGQQVARIDSKAAAAIASNVEDYDALVHDAAEATRSQEQMSLRKALKTYPNAIFFSVILSLAVVMEGYDTLLIGNFFAMPAFAKKYGVCDATGKCEIPAPWQSGLTNGSQVGSIIGLQLTGIASERFGYRKTILAALVAMTAFIFIPFFAPNLTVLLVGQILQGLPWGVFQTLTTSYAAEVTPVALRPFLTTWVNGCWVVGQLIASGVLRATVNRTDHWAYKIPYAIQWVWPVPIFIGCCFAPESPWWLVRQNRLEDAKHSLRRLAANDREFSEHDADQTVQMMIHTNELEKAAAEGGSYWDCLKRTDRRRTEIACVVWLIQVFCGGPLMGLSSYFYTKAGLPTDQAFNLTIGQFSMGLVGTLSSWFLLRKIGRRTLYLYGQLVLFVLMITIGGLAFKSDNTGVSWAIGSMLLIFTFIYDLTVGPVCYCLVAEISSTRLRAKTIVLARNAYNIGGIIANILSPRMLNSTEWNWGAKAGFFWAGTGFLCIVWTFFRLPETKDRSYGTLDILFEQKVSARKFASTEVDMFASHTQAAVAAQTGSIDEKASSTDKVDNVVANTSGLGYKYEA; encoded by the coding sequence ATGGGTCTTATTCAAGGTCAACAGGTCGCACGCATCGACTCCAAGGCAGCTGCGGCCATCGCCTCAAACGTCGAGGATTACGATGCGCTCGTTCacgatgctgccgaggctACGCGCTCGCAGGAGCAGATGAGCCTCcgcaaggcgctcaagaccTACCCGAACGCCATCTTTTTCTCGGTCATCCTTTCGCTGGCCGTCGTCATGGAGGGTTACGATACGCTGCTGATCGGCAACTTTTTCGCCATGCCCGCATTTGCCAAAAAGTACGGCGTATGCGACGCCACAGGCAAGTGCGAGATCCCGGCTCCCTGGCAGTCGGGCCTCACAAACGGTTCGCAGGTGGGCTCCATCATTGGTCTGCAGCTCACCGGTATCGCATCGGAACGCTTCGGTTACCGCAAGACCATCCTGGCTGCACTGGTCGCCATGACGGCGTTTATCTTTATCCCGTTCTTTGCTCCTAACCTCAccgtgctgctcgtcggtCAGATCCTCCAGGGTCTTCCCTGGGGTGTCTTCCAGACGCTCACCACCTCGTACGCCGCCGAAGTGACGCCGGTTGCTCTTCGTCCCTTCCTCACCACCTGGGTCAACGGATGCTGGGTCGTCGGTCAACTCATCGCCTCGGGTGTTCTGCGCGCCACGGTTAACCGCACCGATCACTGGGCCTACAAGATCCCTTATGCGATTCAGTGGGTTTGGCCGGTGCCCATCTTTatcggctgctgctttgcgcCCGAGTCGCCCTGGTGGCTGGTGCGTCAGAACCGTCTCGAAGATGCCAAGCACTCGCTCCGTCGACTCGCTGCCAACGACCGCGAGTTCTCCGAGCACGATGCTGACCAGACCGTTCAGATGATGATCCACACCAacgagctcgaaaaggcaGCTGCCGAGGGCGGAAGCTACTGGGACTGCCTCAAGCGCACCGATCGTCGACGTACCGAGATTGCCTGCGTCGTCTGGCTGATTCAGGTGTTCTGCGGTGGTCCATTGATGGGTCTCTCTTCCTACTTCTACACAAAGGCGGGTCTCCCCACCGATCAGGCATTCAACTTGACCATCGGCCAGTTCTCCATGGGTCTCGTCGGCACGCTCAGCTCTTGGTTCCTGCTTCGAAAGATTGGTCGTCGTACGCTCTACCTGTACGGTCAGCTGGTGCTGTTTGTGCTCATGATCACGATTGGCGGTCTCGCTTTCAAGTCGGACAACACGGGCGTCTCTTGGGCGATCGGTTCCATGCTGCTCATCTTTACCTTTATCTACGACTTGACTGTCGGTCCCGTTTGCTACTGCTTGGTTGCCgagatctcgtcgacgcgTCTGCGTGCAAAGACGATTGTACTGGCACGTAACGCATACAACATTGGCGGTATCATTGCCAACATCCTTTCGCCCCGCAtgctcaactcgaccgAGTGGAACTGGGGTGCCAAGGCGGGCTTCTTCTGGGCAGGCACTGGCTTCCTCTGCATCGTATGGACCTTCTTCCGTCTCCCCGAGACCAAGGACCGATCCTACGGTACACTCGACATTCTCTTTGAACAAAAGGTCTCGGCACGCAAGTTTGCCTCGACCGAGGTCGACATGTTTGCCTCGCACACCCAGGCCGCCGTCGCCGCGCAGAccggctcgatcgacgaaAAGGCCAGCTCGACCGACAAGGTCGACAACGTCGTCGCCAACACCTCGGGCCTCGGCTACAAGTACGAAGCCTAA